The following are from one region of the Salvia splendens isolate huo1 chromosome 2, SspV2, whole genome shotgun sequence genome:
- the LOC121768970 gene encoding dr1-associated corepressor-like has product MRKKLDTRFPAARIKKIMQADEDVGKIAMAVPLLVSKALELFLQDLCNRTYEVTVKRGAKTLNSMHLKQCVQSFNMFDFLQDTVSKVSDLGGVDAANEDKSTTKRKISYDDKCGNEHGSKRIRMHETSQTSSDGRSRGRGRGRGRGSKKLHRKSLDQFERLDYDSDISNQSGKNQNEKLERSCSVVADTTADSRITGGKDADKAVFTFDLNVELDENGDSILLNDGTPSDSSEKPSPGTRHEDIPGWSLDNMEMLAFDVIQLASLKKRMDEEDEDYDEEG; this is encoded by the exons ATGAGAAAGAAGCTTGACACTCGGTTTCCGGCG GCtcgaataaaaaagataatgcAAGCCGATGAGGACGTAGGGAAGATTGCTATGGCCGTACCACTTCTAGTAT CTAAAGCTCTGGAACTGTTTCTGCAAGATCTATGCAACCGGACTTATGAGGTTACCGTAAAGCGGGGGGCAAAAACTCTAAATTCTATGCATTT GAAGCAATGTGTACAAAGCTTCAACATGTTTGATTTTCTGCAGGACACTGTAAGCAAGGTATCTGACTTGGGTGGTGTAGATGCTGCAAACGAGGACAAGTCTACTACAAAAAG GAAGATTTCATACGATGACAAGTGTGGCAATGAGCATGGCTCGAAAAGGATACGCATG CATGAGACTAGCCAAACGAGCAGCGATGGAAGAAGCAGGGGTAGGGGGAGAGGTCGCGGCAGAGGCAGTAAAAAATTGCACAGAAaatcacttgatcagtttgaaagACTTGATTATGATTCTGACATCTCTAACCAGAGTGGCAAAAACCAGAATGAAAAACTGGAGAGGTCATGTAGTGTTGTAGCCGATACTACTGCAGATTCAAGAATTACAGGCGGAAAAGATGCAGATAAGGCAGTATTTACTTTTGACCTCAATGTCGAGTTAGACGAGAATGGTGATTCCATCCTTTTGAATGATGGAACCCCTTCTGACTCTTCCGAAAAGCCATCGCCTGGAACAAGACACGAAGATATTCCTGGGTGGTCCCTAGATAACATGGAAATGCTGGCTTTTGATGTGATTCAACTTGCCAGTTTAAAGAAGAGAATggatgaggaagatgaagattatgacgAGGAAGGATGA
- the LOC121786900 gene encoding protein DGS1, mitochondrial-like has protein sequence MEVSSESDSPPPASNSFKALLAFYSNYLHNRLRAFSPLSAISVDSSLLRRIANLYGTTRRRSSKTCLPLPLPSVASITYLDRASTITSEGSRIFAVLDDIIDHTLRNLHIVQKNLLFWQSTAEFSNTRKAYFMICQRGPGAFVDGTRQMIHDSLADGAGFQKLYCSASSHISERISVLTSLRYSLATFLAKVYMEVDKSGENLVKDLENSLPSLLVAINEIFLNLEASIGHFHAHRQSGSSVDGSYSIPLILAQLPEVNQEGSQWTDCVIKDAINLIYGNLQKLDSYLSVIVSKHRKPRKLTLYWMRYSCGALGISFCSLWLLRHSKLMGSPDIDNWIKEAKDSTLSFWNDHVEQPILAIRDELFETFRKRQKGVMEREEVQLTADSLHRMLLAFSEQVAAKKFPENASDQEMLELVMVRYEKELMHPIQGLVGGELVRALLIQVQKLKLDIEEAMLELDQILRANEINFAILAALPAFFISLILAMLVRAWFKRDTRAEGRGRVARVQRRLLLVEIERATMQFQSCKDQGLENDADCMYGLVLCFLDSLHCAVEGHARETGEWICLRQDIVDLAKPGLQTANKLSIVSRMERVYDCLLPSAKRS, from the exons ATGGAGGTCTCGTCCGAGAGTGATTCCCCACCGCCGGCATCAAACAGTTTCAAAGCTCTGCTCGCATTTTATTCCAACTATCTCCACAACCGCCTCCGCGCCTTCTCCCCTTTATCGGCCATTTCTGTCGACAGTTCTCTATTGAGGAGGATCGCGAACTTATACGGCACTACCCGACGGAGGAGCAGCAAAACTTGCCTTCCCCTACCTTTGCCCTCTGTCGCCTCCATTACTTATCTCGACCGCGCTTCTAC GATTACGTCTGAGGGAAGTAGAATTTTTGCTGTGCTGGATGATATCATTGACCACACACTTCGAAATTTGCACATTGTTCAGAAGAATTTGTTGTTTTGGCAGTCCACAGCAGAG TTTTCAAATACTCGTAAAGCATACTTCATGATATGCCAAAGAGGGCCTGGTGCATTTGTCGATGGTACTCGTCAAATGATACATGATTCTCTTGCTGATGGTGCTGGCTTCCAGAAGCTCTATTGCTCAGCATCTTCTCATATATCTGAGAGGATTAGTGTATTGACTTCTCTAAGATACTCTTTAGCTACATTCTTGGCCAAG GTCTATATGGAGGTCGACAAAAGTGGAGAGAATCTGGTTAAGGATCTGGAGAACTCATTGCCCTCATTATTGGTTgctataaatgaaatatttttgaatCTGGAAGCATCCATTGGCCATTTTCATGCTCATCGTCAA TCTGGTTCATCGGTGGATGGAAGTTATTCAATTCCACTGATTCTTGCACAACTTCCAGAAGTTAATCAGGAGGGTTCCCAGTGGACTGACTGTGTGATCAAAGATGCCATCAATCTGATTTATGGAAATCTGCAGAAATTGGACTCATATTTGTCTGTGATT GTTTCTAAACATCGCAAGCCAAGGAAATTAACTTTATACTGGATGCGCTATAGCTGTGGAGCTTTGGGAATATCTTTTTGTTCATTGTGGCTTCTTCGTCATAGCAAGTTAATGGGAAGCCCTGACATTGACAACTGGATCAAAGAGGCCAAGGATTCAACCCTAAGCTTTTGGAATGATCATGTAGAGCAGCCA ATTTTGGCTATAAGGGACGAGCTTTTTGAGACCTTCAGGAAAAGGCAGAAAGGTGTAATGGAACGTGAAGAAGTACAGTTGACTGCTGACTCTCTGCATAG AATGCTGCTAGCTTTTAGTGAGCAGGTGGCTGCTAAAAAATTTCCAGAGAATGCATCTGACCAGGAAATGCTTGAGCTTGTAATGGTCAG GTACGAGAAAGAACTTATGCATCCAATTCAGGGTCTTGTGGGTGGGGAGCTTGTTCGAGCTCTTCTCATTCAG GTTCAGAAGTTGAAGCTGGATATAGAAGA AGCGATGCTTGAGCTAGATCAGATCTTGAGAGCCAATGAAATCAACTTTGCTATTCTAGCTGCTTTACCTGCGTTTTTTATCTCCCTCATTTTAGCCATGTTGGTGCGAGCATGGTTTAAAAGG GACACCAGAGCTGAGGGGAGAGGACGAGTTGCGCGTGTTCAAAGAAGGCTACTGCTTGTGGAAATTGAAAGAGCTACGATGCAGTTTCAGAGTTGCAAAGATCAAGGATTG GAAAACGATGCTGATTGCATGTACGGTTTGGTATTATGTTTTCTTGATTCCCTGCACTGTGCAGTGGAAGGACACGCGAGAGAAACTGGTGAATGGATATG TTTGAGACAGGATATTGTTGATTTGGCAAAGCCAGGCCTCCAAACTGCAAATAAGCTAAGCATTGTGTCGCGCATGGAACGGGTGTACGATTGCTTGCTCCCATCAGCGAAACGCAGCTAA